Proteins encoded together in one Pseudomonas arsenicoxydans window:
- a CDS encoding cyclic nucleotide-binding domain-containing protein gives MSEPTLLNNEIRDWLMDCGLFDQLLPADFAAASGYFSISTIAQGEEIFHEGDAGSFMCIIHTGQVSVQKTNGDGQLVTMATLRSGRSFGEMAVLDGERRSASCVAASHCQLLNLGKDSLEKMINDAPKIAAKIIRALAVALSKRLRMADGQLISQQI, from the coding sequence ATGTCAGAACCGACCTTACTGAATAACGAAATCCGCGACTGGCTGATGGATTGCGGCCTGTTCGATCAATTGCTGCCGGCAGACTTCGCGGCCGCCTCGGGCTACTTCAGCATCAGCACCATCGCCCAGGGTGAAGAGATTTTCCACGAAGGCGATGCCGGCAGTTTCATGTGCATCATCCACACCGGCCAGGTGTCGGTGCAGAAGACTAACGGCGACGGGCAACTGGTGACCATGGCGACCTTGCGCAGCGGTCGCTCGTTCGGCGAAATGGCCGTGCTCGATGGTGAACGGCGCTCGGCCAGTTGCGTGGCCGCCAGTCACTGCCAGCTGCTGAACCTGGGCAAGGATTCTCTGGAAAAGATGATCAACGACGCGCCGAAAATCGCCGCCAAGATCATCCGTGCCCTCGCCGTCGCCCTCTCCAAACGCTTGCGCATGGCCGACGGGCAACTGATCTCGCAACAGATCTAA